Proteins encoded within one genomic window of Spirochaetaceae bacterium:
- a CDS encoding AAA-like domain-containing protein — translation MAQRHYCIPPLERFDLDEVLALIGRMRYFVLHAPRQTGKTSALLALRDLLNSGAAGDYRCVYVNVEAAQAVREDVGRAMRVIVGRLASRARLLGDGFLYDTWSDIVASFGDGALAEALTRWCEADPKPLVLLIDEIDSLIGDTLISVLRQLRDGYDQRPESFPHSVVLCGVRDVRDYRIRSSAEQVTIAGGSAFNIKAGSLRLGEFSEAEVRALLAQHTAETGQPFTEDALAAVWRQTQGQPWLVNALCQEVCDRSTAGSGEGRPITGNAILDAQEQLILNRVTHLDQLTDKLQEARVRRVIEPLLSGASVDESSTRDLEYVRDLGLVAREAPPRMANPIYAEVVPRELTYAVQEKLLQDPVWYVDAGGGLDLDKLLADFQGFFREHSEHWVARFDYAEAGPQLLLQSFLQRIVNSGGRIEREYGLGRGRTDLLIIWPPSGGAGPHAAGRFVIECKVLHGSLERTIREGLLQTAEYMDRCAAQAGHLVIFDRGAGKRWEDKIFRRDERTDDRHRITVWGM, via the coding sequence GTGGCTCAGCGGCACTACTGCATCCCGCCGCTGGAGCGGTTCGATCTCGACGAGGTCCTGGCGCTGATCGGGCGCATGCGGTACTTCGTGCTGCACGCGCCGCGGCAGACCGGCAAGACCTCGGCCCTGCTCGCCTTGCGTGACCTGCTCAACAGCGGCGCCGCCGGCGACTACCGCTGCGTGTACGTGAACGTCGAGGCGGCCCAGGCGGTGCGCGAAGACGTCGGACGCGCGATGCGCGTGATCGTGGGCAGGCTGGCCTCGCGGGCGCGGCTGCTCGGCGACGGGTTCCTGTACGATACCTGGTCCGACATCGTGGCGAGCTTCGGCGACGGCGCCCTCGCGGAGGCCCTGACCCGCTGGTGCGAAGCCGATCCGAAGCCGCTGGTGCTGCTGATCGACGAGATCGACTCGCTGATCGGCGACACCCTGATATCGGTGCTGCGCCAGTTGCGCGACGGCTACGACCAGCGTCCCGAGAGTTTCCCCCACAGCGTCGTGCTGTGCGGCGTGCGCGACGTGCGCGACTACCGTATTCGTTCCAGCGCGGAGCAGGTCACGATCGCGGGCGGCAGCGCCTTCAATATCAAGGCGGGGTCGTTGCGCCTGGGTGAATTTTCGGAGGCCGAGGTGCGTGCGTTGCTGGCGCAGCATACCGCGGAAACCGGACAGCCGTTCACGGAGGACGCGCTGGCTGCGGTGTGGCGGCAAACCCAGGGCCAGCCGTGGCTGGTGAACGCCCTGTGCCAGGAAGTCTGTGACCGCAGCACCGCAGGCAGCGGCGAGGGCCGCCCGATCACCGGCAACGCCATCCTCGACGCGCAGGAGCAACTCATCCTGAACCGGGTGACCCACCTCGACCAACTCACCGACAAGCTCCAGGAGGCGCGCGTGCGGCGCGTGATCGAGCCGCTGCTGAGTGGCGCCAGCGTGGACGAGTCGTCGACCCGCGACCTGGAGTACGTGCGCGACCTCGGCCTCGTGGCCCGTGAGGCGCCGCCGCGCATGGCCAACCCGATCTACGCCGAGGTGGTGCCCCGAGAGCTCACCTATGCCGTCCAGGAGAAGCTGCTGCAGGATCCGGTGTGGTACGTGGACGCCGGCGGCGGCCTCGACCTGGACAAGCTGCTGGCCGACTTCCAGGGCTTCTTCCGCGAGCACTCCGAGCACTGGGTGGCGCGCTTCGACTACGCCGAGGCGGGTCCGCAACTCCTGCTGCAGTCGTTCCTGCAACGAATCGTGAACAGCGGCGGGCGCATCGAGCGCGAGTACGGCCTGGGGCGGGGGCGCACCGACCTGCTGATCATCTGGCCGCCCTCCGGCGGCGCGGGGCCGCACGCCGCGGGCAGATTCGTCATCGAGTGCAAGGTGCTGCACGGGAGCCTGGAGCGCACGATACGCGAGGGGCTGCTGCAGACCGCCGAGTACATGGACCGGTGCGCGGCGCAGGCGGGCCACCTGGTCATCTTCGACCGCGGCGCAGGCAAGCGGTGGGAGGACAAGATCTTCCGCCGCGACGAACGCACCGATGACCGGCACCGGATCACGGTGTGGGGGATGTGA
- a CDS encoding ABC transporter substrate-binding protein: MFLVVLLFVAGATIAPAGSEQESATEEAAAMTSDTDIVLVGGRFTWPANWLQAPTASELGITEFSEAPMLAAMVARGELPPVEERLPDDPLVIGPYSEIGEYGGELRVARKGPRDYGDMLRGKHVFLFRADPSSAEIIPSLAKEYEASSDNRTLTIYLREGAKWSDGMPFTADDIMFMYTYVMADPDVNYWVTRGWTFEGELSKFQKIDDHAVQITFPVPVSPALWKSHLNWFRTRQSFLFTAAHWAQDYHKAFNPEVEKLAKEEGHESWPALFLAAIDTQPSQSYVQPEMTTWIIESRDSSGIQHVRNPYYWAVDTEGNQLPYIDSLYAEFFADSEVAILNMMQGSIDIGGRLMNPADFPLYKENEGIGDYSIREWQDTKTGRVVYGFNLNIEDPVKAAIFQDDRFRHAMSLAINREEINEFAFQGLATPQQFTVTSAAEFYDPSWARAYADYDPERAMRLLDELDLRDVDGDGFREGPGGEPFLIELNVNTSSVMGTMGFSTTELVAEYWQEVGIRTDYRQISSDLNRELRDANQLDVHVGVAEGYMPTRVSVPGNFTTGATGYALNWRDWMSYQYWLDAGSKGDEPARGQEPPEKWRKFVETKNAWVSAQSDAEFNRFGREYWSMQAELIPVIGTVGYALRPILINNRIHNVPETLPFAWETVLWVNTTPAQWFIRE; the protein is encoded by the coding sequence GTGTTTCTGGTGGTTCTGTTGTTCGTTGCAGGTGCAACAATTGCACCGGCCGGTTCGGAGCAGGAGAGCGCCACCGAAGAGGCGGCGGCGATGACGTCCGATACGGACATCGTCCTGGTGGGAGGCCGTTTCACCTGGCCGGCTAACTGGCTGCAGGCCCCGACCGCTTCCGAGCTCGGCATCACCGAGTTCAGCGAGGCTCCGATGTTGGCGGCGATGGTGGCCCGAGGAGAGCTGCCACCGGTCGAGGAGCGGCTTCCGGACGATCCCCTGGTGATCGGTCCGTACAGCGAGATCGGTGAGTACGGCGGAGAATTGCGGGTGGCCCGCAAGGGACCGCGGGACTACGGTGACATGCTCCGCGGCAAGCACGTGTTTCTGTTTCGAGCAGATCCAAGCAGCGCGGAAATCATTCCTTCGCTGGCCAAGGAATACGAGGCGTCGAGCGACAACCGAACGCTGACCATCTACCTGCGCGAGGGCGCGAAGTGGTCCGACGGCATGCCGTTCACCGCCGACGACATCATGTTCATGTACACCTATGTCATGGCAGACCCCGATGTGAATTATTGGGTGACACGCGGATGGACGTTCGAGGGAGAACTCTCAAAGTTCCAGAAAATAGACGACCATGCCGTGCAAATCACGTTCCCGGTGCCGGTGTCGCCAGCCCTGTGGAAATCTCATCTGAATTGGTTCAGAACCCGGCAATCCTTTCTGTTCACCGCCGCGCACTGGGCGCAAGACTACCACAAGGCATTCAACCCGGAGGTCGAGAAGCTGGCCAAGGAGGAGGGCCATGAATCTTGGCCTGCGCTGTTCCTGGCGGCGATCGATACGCAGCCCAGCCAGAGCTACGTGCAGCCGGAGATGACCACCTGGATCATCGAAAGCCGGGACTCGTCCGGCATTCAGCATGTGCGAAATCCCTACTATTGGGCGGTCGACACGGAAGGCAACCAGCTTCCCTACATCGACAGCCTGTACGCTGAGTTCTTCGCGGATTCCGAGGTGGCCATCCTCAACATGATGCAGGGCTCGATCGACATCGGCGGTCGCTTGATGAATCCCGCGGATTTTCCGCTGTACAAGGAGAACGAGGGGATTGGCGATTACAGCATACGAGAGTGGCAGGATACGAAGACGGGCCGCGTGGTCTACGGGTTCAACCTCAACATCGAAGACCCGGTAAAGGCCGCGATTTTCCAGGACGACCGTTTCCGGCACGCCATGTCGCTGGCCATCAATCGAGAAGAGATCAATGAGTTCGCGTTCCAGGGCCTGGCCACACCGCAGCAGTTCACCGTGACTTCGGCAGCGGAGTTCTACGATCCCTCCTGGGCCAGAGCCTATGCGGATTACGATCCCGAGCGCGCGATGCGGCTCCTTGATGAGTTGGACCTGCGCGATGTCGATGGCGACGGTTTCCGCGAAGGCCCCGGCGGTGAGCCGTTCCTGATCGAGTTGAACGTCAATACCTCATCGGTCATGGGAACCATGGGCTTCAGCACCACCGAGTTGGTCGCCGAGTATTGGCAGGAAGTCGGAATCAGGACCGATTACCGGCAAATCTCCTCGGACCTCAATCGCGAGCTGCGCGATGCCAACCAGCTCGATGTCCATGTCGGTGTTGCCGAGGGCTACATGCCGACGCGTGTCTCAGTTCCCGGCAACTTCACGACCGGTGCAACCGGCTACGCGCTGAATTGGCGGGACTGGATGAGCTACCAGTACTGGCTTGACGCCGGCAGCAAAGGCGACGAGCCGGCACGCGGGCAAGAACCACCGGAGAAGTGGAGGAAATTCGTCGAGACCAAGAACGCATGGGTCAGTGCCCAGAGCGATGCCGAGTTCAACCGGTTCGGCAGGGAGTACTGGTCGATGCAGGCGGAGCTCATTCCGGTGATCGGCACGGTCGGATATGCGCTGCGTCCGATCCTCATCAACAACAGAATTCACAATGTTCCCGAGACGCTGCCGTTCGCGTGGGAAACCGTTCTCTGGGTAAACACGACACCGGCTCAGTGGTTCATCCGCGAGTAG
- a CDS encoding ABC transporter permease, whose amino-acid sequence MIRWLTRRVINMLIVLWLISVVSFIIIQLPPGDLLTATLIALEQRGVEITDDLVDELRRQYGLDKPPVLQYVHWISRFVQGDMGRSFVWNAPVNELVGERIALTFVIALSSLLFVWIVAFPVGIYSAVRQYSWGDHTATFFSYIGLATPNFLLALILMYLSFRYLGLDIGGLFSLEYREAPWSFAKVVDLLAHLWIPTVVLGTAGTAGLVRIMRANLLDELRKQYVVTARAKGLTETTLIMKYPVRVALNPFISTVGWTLPTLISGATITAIVLNLPTTGPFLVGALLSQDMFLAGSFIMLLSILTVVGTLLSDVLLAMLDPRIRYAKQAA is encoded by the coding sequence ATGATTCGTTGGCTGACCAGAAGAGTCATCAACATGTTGATCGTCCTGTGGCTCATCTCTGTGGTGTCGTTCATCATCATCCAGCTTCCCCCGGGTGATCTCCTGACCGCCACGCTCATTGCGCTCGAACAGCGCGGTGTCGAGATCACCGACGACCTGGTCGATGAACTCAGGCGGCAGTACGGACTCGACAAGCCGCCCGTGCTTCAATATGTCCACTGGATCAGCAGGTTCGTCCAGGGCGACATGGGAAGGTCCTTCGTGTGGAACGCACCGGTAAACGAGCTGGTGGGAGAGCGAATTGCCCTGACCTTCGTCATCGCCCTCTCGTCGCTGCTGTTCGTCTGGATAGTGGCGTTTCCGGTGGGCATCTACTCCGCCGTGCGGCAGTATTCATGGGGTGACCATACCGCCACGTTCTTCAGCTACATTGGACTCGCCACGCCCAACTTCCTGCTCGCCCTCATCTTGATGTACCTGTCGTTTCGTTATCTCGGCCTCGACATCGGCGGCCTGTTCTCGCTCGAGTACCGGGAGGCGCCGTGGTCGTTCGCCAAGGTCGTGGACCTGCTCGCGCACCTGTGGATCCCGACGGTCGTGCTCGGCACGGCGGGCACCGCCGGGTTGGTGCGAATCATGCGCGCCAACCTGCTCGATGAGCTGCGCAAGCAGTATGTCGTCACGGCGCGCGCCAAGGGGCTGACCGAGACCACGTTGATCATGAAGTACCCGGTCCGCGTGGCACTCAACCCGTTCATCAGCACGGTGGGCTGGACGCTGCCGACGCTGATATCCGGGGCCACCATCACTGCCATCGTGCTCAACCTGCCCACCACCGGCCCGTTCCTGGTCGGCGCGCTGCTGTCGCAGGACATGTTCCTGGCCGGCAGTTTCATCATGCTGCTGAGCATCCTCACCGTGGTGGGAACGTTGCTTTCCGATGTGCTCCTCGCGATGCTCGATCCGCGCATCCGATACGCGAAGCAGGCGGCCTGA